GACCGAGGTGAGGATGTTGCGGTCGTCGTCGACCAGCGCGACCGTCGCGCTCACGGTTTCGGAGGCTCGATGATGCGATGGCCCATGCCGCTCGCCTAGCCCAAAGCGCGACCCGGCTCAATCGCTCGCGAAGGGCGACCGCGCTGCTTGACGAGGGGGCGGAGCGGGCCGACAGCGTGGGCGATGGCCAGTTCCCCCTTGTCGCCGCCCGAAACCGCCGCCGGCCAGCAGGCGGCGTTGATCGCCGGTGCCGGCGGGTTGGCGGCGGCGGTGCTGGTGCTGGGGCTGCTCGGTGATTGGCGGATCGCGGTCGCGTTCCTGGCGGCGGCGCTGGTGGTGGCCGGGGGCGTGCTCGCGTTCGCGCGCGTCGATCGGCGGCGCGGGGCGGAGGCGGCGGGGCCGGACTGGTCGCTGGCGCAAGCGCTGGCGTCGGCTAGCGAGGCGGCCGTCGCGGTTACCGATCGATCCGGACGGCTGGTCTGTGCCAACGACGCCTATCGCCTGCTGTTCGACGGGCTGCCGACGCCGCCGGGCCTGCCACTGGATGGCGATGGCGAGGGGCGGCTGGGCGTCGCGGGCCGGGCGGCATGGCGCGATGGCGCGGCCGAGATCGAGGGGCTGGCACGGCACGGGCAGTCGGTGAGCGCCCGGATCACCCGCGCGGGCGACGACATGCTCCTCTGGCAATTCACGCGGATCGCCGGCGACGGTGCGGCGGCGAGCGGGATCGAGACGCTGCCCGCGATCCTGTCGGCGATCGCCGGCGCGCCGGGCGAGCGGTTGGGCGGCGCGGGCGTGATGACGGTGGCGATCCAGCCCGATGGGCGGATCGAGGCGGCGAACCGCGTCTTCGCCGCGCGTGCGCTGGGCAGCGCCGATGCGATCGTCGAGGGGCGCGACTTCGCCCGGCTGATGCTCGCCGACCCCAGCGGCCATGTTCGTTTCGAGCGGGAGGGTGAGGCGGGCAATCCGCTGCGCCTCATCCAGCTGCCGCTGGGCGAGGGCGAGCAGGCGCCGATCGTCCTGGCGCTGATCGACGAGGAGGATGCGGGGCTTCCCGCCAGCATCGGCGAGGATGTGGCAGCGCATGTCCGCGCGCTCGTCAGCCTGTTGCCCGTGGGCGTCGGCATGGTCGACCGCGAGGGGCGCTTCGTCCACATCAACGATTCGTTCGCGGCAGCGACGGGCGTCAACGCCGCCGCACCGCCGCTCTATCCGGGCGACCTGGTGGTGCGCGAGGACAAGGCAGCGCTCGCCGACGCGATCCGCCGCTTCTCGGGCGGGGCAAGCCATGCCGCCGACATGCAGGTGCGGCTGGCCGCGCGGCCCGACGAGCCCGTCGCGCTGACGCTGGCGGGGGCGCGCGGGCTGGGCAACGCGTCGGTCATCCTTTGCCTCAAGGAGACGGGCGAGGAGGGGCAGCTGAAGCGCCAGGTCGCGCAGGCGACCAAGATGCAGGCGGTCGGCCAGCTGGCGGGCGGCGTCGCGCACGACTTCAACAACATCCTGACCGCCATCATCGGGCATTGCGACCTGATGCTGATGCGCCATTCGCCGGGCGACAGCGACCATGACGACATCCAGCAGGTCCGCCTCAACGCCAATCGCGCCGCGGCGCTGACGCGCCAGCTCCTCGCCTTCTCGCGCCAGCAGACGCTGCGGCCGCATGTGCTCCAGCTGGCCGACGTGGTGTCGGAGGTTTCGCACCTCCTCACCCGCCTGCTGGGCGAGACGGTGCGGCTGGAGGTCGCGCACGGTCGCGGGCTGGGCGCGGTGCGCGCCGATCCGGGGCAGCTCGAGCAGGTGATCGTCAACCTCGCGGTCAACGCGCGCGATGCGATGGTCGCCGCCAACCCCAAGGGCGGCGGCACGCTGACGATCGAGACGCTGGCGCTCGGACGGGCGGCGGTGAAGCGGATGGCCGACGACGTGCTGCCGGTCGGCGATTATTCG
This is a stretch of genomic DNA from Sphingomonas sp. Y38-1Y. It encodes these proteins:
- a CDS encoding hybrid sensor histidine kinase/response regulator codes for the protein MASSPLSPPETAAGQQAALIAGAGGLAAAVLVLGLLGDWRIAVAFLAAALVVAGGVLAFARVDRRRGAEAAGPDWSLAQALASASEAAVAVTDRSGRLVCANDAYRLLFDGLPTPPGLPLDGDGEGRLGVAGRAAWRDGAAEIEGLARHGQSVSARITRAGDDMLLWQFTRIAGDGAAASGIETLPAILSAIAGAPGERLGGAGVMTVAIQPDGRIEAANRVFAARALGSADAIVEGRDFARLMLADPSGHVRFEREGEAGNPLRLIQLPLGEGEQAPIVLALIDEEDAGLPASIGEDVAAHVRALVSLLPVGVGMVDREGRFVHINDSFAAATGVNAAAPPLYPGDLVVREDKAALADAIRRFSGGASHAADMQVRLAARPDEPVALTLAGARGLGNASVILCLKETGEEGQLKRQVAQATKMQAVGQLAGGVAHDFNNILTAIIGHCDLMLMRHSPGDSDHDDIQQVRLNANRAAALTRQLLAFSRQQTLRPHVLQLADVVSEVSHLLTRLLGETVRLEVAHGRGLGAVRADPGQLEQVIVNLAVNARDAMVAANPKGGGTLTIETLALGRAAVKRMADDVLPVGDYSVLRITDTGTGIPAEILPKIFEPFFTTKEVGKGTGLGLSTVYGIVKQSGGYIFAESPAGLGARFTIYFPVYAAGEVPVAKVPPKPVKRAAEWGTGTVLLVEDEAMVRAIAERALARQGYKVLTAENGEAALELIATSERPDLLVSDVVMPMMDGPTMVAKVRERYPDLPILFMSGYAEEQLRRSIDLDNVAFLPKPFSVQQLADAVRGVMEA